The Puntigrus tetrazona isolate hp1 chromosome 3, ASM1883169v1, whole genome shotgun sequence genome contains a region encoding:
- the pecam1a gene encoding platelet endothelial cell adhesion molecule isoform X1 produces MLSASALPFSSSSVARVRLLHMHELSPARMSLRLLWLGLSALWLAGDTQAAVTIDQVTLTVLPANNVDSGTNVIFRCEASVSQSLPQPPTYSFKLLQDDQVVYSKNTSHSLMERSLPSARVSNTGRYHCSVHVYDKHKTSNVLTLSVTGLQIPMLKVKSDIVSEGEDITATCSAPEETGSLMFYFYENDLEVKRGVSPTNSILTILTTQKLTEIYLECAYRVMMHPNAGLSNKSNVVKVIVRDLDEITPQISISPKGNVVEGDRVQIACKVQYPSNLELYLTKGSNILQKSHTTFTQSLVVRADDSGDYVCKAEKGSVQKKAVYHLNVAELFSKPILRMSPVQVFEGESFSLTCSSNVISSVKIGKADIKYALLKDGRQISAVAKHEEIASPGTNGRYYCMAMAKDINKTSSALYVKAKVPVSAPVLRAVDKVIVGKPFRLSCEAENGTLPITYTLLKTRFQLDTRTVVEATDKAVFNITSINFPEEISSFTCQAHNRGSSFSRISEPLRAPVIVPVSRPVLEPKEVTVMEGSDLPLICRVQQGTKPITFTWYHNRVMLASKQEFIFLEARHVVQDINRDQKGDYYCEASNSASETKKSYPAIIGVSLAIWKKALIGVFCILLLVAIVIVLAVFFKKMSHPRRKKQATELSVKPSRPKSGDPMRVSLTLDIEDNTALNGTPCVMGRNVWSENASGSDSDDHTDEGSELVKPQEEDPSREDPVTKSIDPEYSVQHTEVHVSTPGVSEHAEGQAALEYAQLNNSEQEPA; encoded by the exons CGCGCTGT GGCTGGCGGGCGACACGCAGGCAG CGGTGACCATTGATCAGGTGACGCTGACAGTGCTTCCTGCTAATAATGTGGACAGTGGCACTAATGTGATCTTCCGTTGTGAGGCCAGCGTCAGTCAGAGCCTCCCTCAGCCGCCAACATACTCCTTCAAACTCCTGCAGGATGATCAGGTCGTATACTCCAAAAATACCAGCCACTCACTAATGGAGCGCAGTTTGCCTTCTGCCAGGGTGTCCAACACTGGTCGCTACCACTGCAGCGTCCACGTCTACGACAAGCACAAGACAAGCAACGTCCTTACATTAAGCGTTACAG GTCTTCAGATCCCCATGCTGAAGGTGAAGTCTGACATCGTGTCCGAAGGGGAAGACATTACTGCCACGTGTAGTGCACCAGAGGAGACGGGCAGTCTGATGTTCTACTTCTACGAGAATGACCTGGAGGTCAAGAGAGGCGTTAGTCCCACCAACTCTATTCTGACCATTCTGACCACGCAGAAACTTACAGAAATCTACCTGGAATGTGCCTATAGGGTTATGATGCACCCTAATGCTGGCCTTTCCAACAAAAGCAACGTCGTGAAAGTCATTGTACGAG ATCTTGATGAGATCACCCCACAGATAAGCATCTCACCAAAAGGAAATGTTGTTGAGGGTGACAGGGTGCAGATCGCTTGTAAGGTGCAATATCCTTCAAATCTTGAGTTGTACCTCACTAAAGGCAGCAACATACTTCAGAAATCTCATACAACATTCACACAGAGCCTTGTAGTAAGAGCTGACGATTCAGGGGACTATGTGTGTAAAGCAGAGAAAGGCAGTGTGCAAAAGAAGGCAGTCTATCATCTAAATGTTGCAG AACTGTTCTCGAAGCCGATTTTGCGAATGAGCCCCGTCCAGGTTTTCGAAGGAGAAAGTTTTAGTCTGACCTGCAGCAGTAATGTAATATCCTCAGTGAAGATCGGAAAAGCAGACATAAAGTATGCTTTGCTGAAAGATGGTCGACAAATTTCTGCAGTTGCAAAACACGAAGAAATTGCAAGCCCTGGAACCAATGGGAGATACTACTGTATGGCAATGGCTAAAGATATTAACAAGACCAGCTCAGCACTCTATGTAAAAGCTAAAG TGCCTGTCTCTGCCCCAGTCCTTCGAGCTGTTGATAAGGTGATCGTTGGGAAGCCGTTCAGGCTTTCATGTGAGGCAGAAAACGGAACGCTTCCAATAACCTACACCTTACTGAAGACCCGCTTTCAACTGGATACGAGGACAGTGGTTGAGGCAACCGACAAGGCGGTTTTTAACATAACCTCCATCAATTTTCCAGAAGAGATCAGCAGCTTCACATGCCAGGCTCATAACCGTGGGTCATCGTTCAGTAGAATCAGTGAGCCCCTTAGAGCACCAGTCATAG TACCCGTTTCCAGGCCAGTTCTGGAGCCCAAGGAGGTTACAGTCATGGAGGGGTCAGATCTCCCCCTCATCTGCCGTGTACAACAGGGCACTAAACCCATCACCTTCACCTGGTATCATAACAGAGTTATGCTCGCTTCCAAACAAGAGTTCATATTCTTAGAAGCAAGACACGTCGTCCAAGACATCAATCGTGACCAGAAAGGCGACTACTACTGTGAGGCGTCCAATTCCGCCTCTGAAACCAAAAAGAGCTATCCAGCTATAATTGGTG tCAGTTTAGCGATTTGGAAGAAGGCTCTTATTGGAGTGTTCTGCATCTTGCTTTTGGTGGCTATCGTCATAGTCCTGGCagtattttttaagaaaatgtccCATCCACGCAGAAAAAAGCAAGCAACTGAGTTATCAGT AAAACCTTCAAGGCCCAAATCAGGTGACCCAATGAGAGTAAGCCTTACTCTCGACATTGAAGACAACACCGCTCTTAATG GAACTCCCTGTGTGATGGGCAGGAACGTATGGAGTGAAAATGCATCTGGCTCAG ATTCTGACGATCATACTGATGAAGGCTCAGAGCTGGTTAAGCCGCAGGAAGAGGATCCCAGCAGAG AAGATCCCGTGACGAAAAGCATAGACCCGGAATACAGTGTTCAACACACAGAGGTCCATGTGTCCACACCAG GAGTTTCGGAACATGCTGAGGGC CAGGCAGCTCTGGAATATGCACAACTCAACAACAGTGAACAAGAACCTGCGTAG
- the pecam1a gene encoding platelet endothelial cell adhesion molecule isoform X2 — protein MLSASALPFSSSSVARVRLLHMHELSPARMSLRLLWLGLSALWLAGDTQAAVTIDQVTLTVLPANNVDSGTNVIFRCEASVSQSLPQPPTYSFKLLQDDQVVYSKNTSHSLMERSLPSARVSNTGRYHCSVHVYDKHKTSNVLTLSVTGLQIPMLKVKSDIVSEGEDITATCSAPEETGSLMFYFYENDLEVKRGVSPTNSILTILTTQKLTEIYLECAYRVMMHPNAGLSNKSNVVKVIVRDLDEITPQISISPKGNVVEGDRVQIACKVQYPSNLELYLTKGSNILQKSHTTFTQSLVVRADDSGDYVCKAEKGSVQKKAVYHLNVAELFSKPILRMSPVQVFEGESFSLTCSSNVISSVKIGKADIKYALLKDGRQISAVAKHEEIASPGTNGRYYCMAMAKDINKTSSALYVKAKVPVSAPVLRAVDKVIVGKPFRLSCEAENGTLPITYTLLKTRFQLDTRTVVEATDKAVFNITSINFPEEISSFTCQAHNRGSSFSRISEPLRAPVIVPVSRPVLEPKEVTVMEGSDLPLICRVQQGTKPITFTWYHNRVMLASKQEFIFLEARHVVQDINRDQKGDYYCEASNSASETKKSYPAIIGVSLAIWKKALIGVFCILLLVAIVIVLAVFFKKMSHPRRKKQATELSVKPSRPKSGDPMRVSLTLDIEDNTALNGTPCVMGRNVWSENASGSDSDDHTDEGSELVKPQEEDPSREDPVTKSIDPEYSVQHTEVHVSTPGVSEHAEGAALEYAQLNNSEQEPA, from the exons CGCGCTGT GGCTGGCGGGCGACACGCAGGCAG CGGTGACCATTGATCAGGTGACGCTGACAGTGCTTCCTGCTAATAATGTGGACAGTGGCACTAATGTGATCTTCCGTTGTGAGGCCAGCGTCAGTCAGAGCCTCCCTCAGCCGCCAACATACTCCTTCAAACTCCTGCAGGATGATCAGGTCGTATACTCCAAAAATACCAGCCACTCACTAATGGAGCGCAGTTTGCCTTCTGCCAGGGTGTCCAACACTGGTCGCTACCACTGCAGCGTCCACGTCTACGACAAGCACAAGACAAGCAACGTCCTTACATTAAGCGTTACAG GTCTTCAGATCCCCATGCTGAAGGTGAAGTCTGACATCGTGTCCGAAGGGGAAGACATTACTGCCACGTGTAGTGCACCAGAGGAGACGGGCAGTCTGATGTTCTACTTCTACGAGAATGACCTGGAGGTCAAGAGAGGCGTTAGTCCCACCAACTCTATTCTGACCATTCTGACCACGCAGAAACTTACAGAAATCTACCTGGAATGTGCCTATAGGGTTATGATGCACCCTAATGCTGGCCTTTCCAACAAAAGCAACGTCGTGAAAGTCATTGTACGAG ATCTTGATGAGATCACCCCACAGATAAGCATCTCACCAAAAGGAAATGTTGTTGAGGGTGACAGGGTGCAGATCGCTTGTAAGGTGCAATATCCTTCAAATCTTGAGTTGTACCTCACTAAAGGCAGCAACATACTTCAGAAATCTCATACAACATTCACACAGAGCCTTGTAGTAAGAGCTGACGATTCAGGGGACTATGTGTGTAAAGCAGAGAAAGGCAGTGTGCAAAAGAAGGCAGTCTATCATCTAAATGTTGCAG AACTGTTCTCGAAGCCGATTTTGCGAATGAGCCCCGTCCAGGTTTTCGAAGGAGAAAGTTTTAGTCTGACCTGCAGCAGTAATGTAATATCCTCAGTGAAGATCGGAAAAGCAGACATAAAGTATGCTTTGCTGAAAGATGGTCGACAAATTTCTGCAGTTGCAAAACACGAAGAAATTGCAAGCCCTGGAACCAATGGGAGATACTACTGTATGGCAATGGCTAAAGATATTAACAAGACCAGCTCAGCACTCTATGTAAAAGCTAAAG TGCCTGTCTCTGCCCCAGTCCTTCGAGCTGTTGATAAGGTGATCGTTGGGAAGCCGTTCAGGCTTTCATGTGAGGCAGAAAACGGAACGCTTCCAATAACCTACACCTTACTGAAGACCCGCTTTCAACTGGATACGAGGACAGTGGTTGAGGCAACCGACAAGGCGGTTTTTAACATAACCTCCATCAATTTTCCAGAAGAGATCAGCAGCTTCACATGCCAGGCTCATAACCGTGGGTCATCGTTCAGTAGAATCAGTGAGCCCCTTAGAGCACCAGTCATAG TACCCGTTTCCAGGCCAGTTCTGGAGCCCAAGGAGGTTACAGTCATGGAGGGGTCAGATCTCCCCCTCATCTGCCGTGTACAACAGGGCACTAAACCCATCACCTTCACCTGGTATCATAACAGAGTTATGCTCGCTTCCAAACAAGAGTTCATATTCTTAGAAGCAAGACACGTCGTCCAAGACATCAATCGTGACCAGAAAGGCGACTACTACTGTGAGGCGTCCAATTCCGCCTCTGAAACCAAAAAGAGCTATCCAGCTATAATTGGTG tCAGTTTAGCGATTTGGAAGAAGGCTCTTATTGGAGTGTTCTGCATCTTGCTTTTGGTGGCTATCGTCATAGTCCTGGCagtattttttaagaaaatgtccCATCCACGCAGAAAAAAGCAAGCAACTGAGTTATCAGT AAAACCTTCAAGGCCCAAATCAGGTGACCCAATGAGAGTAAGCCTTACTCTCGACATTGAAGACAACACCGCTCTTAATG GAACTCCCTGTGTGATGGGCAGGAACGTATGGAGTGAAAATGCATCTGGCTCAG ATTCTGACGATCATACTGATGAAGGCTCAGAGCTGGTTAAGCCGCAGGAAGAGGATCCCAGCAGAG AAGATCCCGTGACGAAAAGCATAGACCCGGAATACAGTGTTCAACACACAGAGGTCCATGTGTCCACACCAG GAGTTTCGGAACATGCTGAGGGC GCAGCTCTGGAATATGCACAACTCAACAACAGTGAACAAGAACCTGCGTAG
- the pecam1a gene encoding platelet endothelial cell adhesion molecule isoform X3, with translation MLSASALPFSSSSVARVRLLHMHELSPARMSLRLLWLGLSALWLAGDTQAAVTIDQVTLTVLPANNVDSGTNVIFRCEASVSQSLPQPPTYSFKLLQDDQVVYSKNTSHSLMERSLPSARVSNTGRYHCSVHVYDKHKTSNVLTLSVTGLQIPMLKVKSDIVSEGEDITATCSAPEETGSLMFYFYENDLEVKRGVSPTNSILTILTTQKLTEIYLECAYRVMMHPNAGLSNKSNVVKVIVRDLDEITPQISISPKGNVVEGDRVQIACKVQYPSNLELYLTKGSNILQKSHTTFTQSLVVRADDSGDYVCKAEKGSVQKKAVYHLNVAELFSKPILRMSPVQVFEGESFSLTCSSNVISSVKIGKADIKYALLKDGRQISAVAKHEEIASPGTNGRYYCMAMAKDINKTSSALYVKAKVPVSAPVLRAVDKVIVGKPFRLSCEAENGTLPITYTLLKTRFQLDTRTVVEATDKAVFNITSINFPEEISSFTCQAHNRGSSFSRISEPLRAPVIVPVSRPVLEPKEVTVMEGSDLPLICRVQQGTKPITFTWYHNRVMLASKQEFIFLEARHVVQDINRDQKGDYYCEASNSASETKKSYPAIIGVSLAIWKKALIGVFCILLLVAIVIVLAVFFKKMSHPRRKKQATELSVKPSRPKSGDPMRVSLTLDIEDNTALNGTPCVMGRNVWSENASGSDSDDHTDEGSELVKPQEEDPSREDPVTKSIDPEYSVQHTEVHVSTPGVSEHAEGVSDAQC, from the exons CGCGCTGT GGCTGGCGGGCGACACGCAGGCAG CGGTGACCATTGATCAGGTGACGCTGACAGTGCTTCCTGCTAATAATGTGGACAGTGGCACTAATGTGATCTTCCGTTGTGAGGCCAGCGTCAGTCAGAGCCTCCCTCAGCCGCCAACATACTCCTTCAAACTCCTGCAGGATGATCAGGTCGTATACTCCAAAAATACCAGCCACTCACTAATGGAGCGCAGTTTGCCTTCTGCCAGGGTGTCCAACACTGGTCGCTACCACTGCAGCGTCCACGTCTACGACAAGCACAAGACAAGCAACGTCCTTACATTAAGCGTTACAG GTCTTCAGATCCCCATGCTGAAGGTGAAGTCTGACATCGTGTCCGAAGGGGAAGACATTACTGCCACGTGTAGTGCACCAGAGGAGACGGGCAGTCTGATGTTCTACTTCTACGAGAATGACCTGGAGGTCAAGAGAGGCGTTAGTCCCACCAACTCTATTCTGACCATTCTGACCACGCAGAAACTTACAGAAATCTACCTGGAATGTGCCTATAGGGTTATGATGCACCCTAATGCTGGCCTTTCCAACAAAAGCAACGTCGTGAAAGTCATTGTACGAG ATCTTGATGAGATCACCCCACAGATAAGCATCTCACCAAAAGGAAATGTTGTTGAGGGTGACAGGGTGCAGATCGCTTGTAAGGTGCAATATCCTTCAAATCTTGAGTTGTACCTCACTAAAGGCAGCAACATACTTCAGAAATCTCATACAACATTCACACAGAGCCTTGTAGTAAGAGCTGACGATTCAGGGGACTATGTGTGTAAAGCAGAGAAAGGCAGTGTGCAAAAGAAGGCAGTCTATCATCTAAATGTTGCAG AACTGTTCTCGAAGCCGATTTTGCGAATGAGCCCCGTCCAGGTTTTCGAAGGAGAAAGTTTTAGTCTGACCTGCAGCAGTAATGTAATATCCTCAGTGAAGATCGGAAAAGCAGACATAAAGTATGCTTTGCTGAAAGATGGTCGACAAATTTCTGCAGTTGCAAAACACGAAGAAATTGCAAGCCCTGGAACCAATGGGAGATACTACTGTATGGCAATGGCTAAAGATATTAACAAGACCAGCTCAGCACTCTATGTAAAAGCTAAAG TGCCTGTCTCTGCCCCAGTCCTTCGAGCTGTTGATAAGGTGATCGTTGGGAAGCCGTTCAGGCTTTCATGTGAGGCAGAAAACGGAACGCTTCCAATAACCTACACCTTACTGAAGACCCGCTTTCAACTGGATACGAGGACAGTGGTTGAGGCAACCGACAAGGCGGTTTTTAACATAACCTCCATCAATTTTCCAGAAGAGATCAGCAGCTTCACATGCCAGGCTCATAACCGTGGGTCATCGTTCAGTAGAATCAGTGAGCCCCTTAGAGCACCAGTCATAG TACCCGTTTCCAGGCCAGTTCTGGAGCCCAAGGAGGTTACAGTCATGGAGGGGTCAGATCTCCCCCTCATCTGCCGTGTACAACAGGGCACTAAACCCATCACCTTCACCTGGTATCATAACAGAGTTATGCTCGCTTCCAAACAAGAGTTCATATTCTTAGAAGCAAGACACGTCGTCCAAGACATCAATCGTGACCAGAAAGGCGACTACTACTGTGAGGCGTCCAATTCCGCCTCTGAAACCAAAAAGAGCTATCCAGCTATAATTGGTG tCAGTTTAGCGATTTGGAAGAAGGCTCTTATTGGAGTGTTCTGCATCTTGCTTTTGGTGGCTATCGTCATAGTCCTGGCagtattttttaagaaaatgtccCATCCACGCAGAAAAAAGCAAGCAACTGAGTTATCAGT AAAACCTTCAAGGCCCAAATCAGGTGACCCAATGAGAGTAAGCCTTACTCTCGACATTGAAGACAACACCGCTCTTAATG GAACTCCCTGTGTGATGGGCAGGAACGTATGGAGTGAAAATGCATCTGGCTCAG ATTCTGACGATCATACTGATGAAGGCTCAGAGCTGGTTAAGCCGCAGGAAGAGGATCCCAGCAGAG AAGATCCCGTGACGAAAAGCATAGACCCGGAATACAGTGTTCAACACACAGAGGTCCATGTGTCCACACCAG GAGTTTCGGAACATGCTGAGGGCGTAAGTGACGCACAATGttga